From the genome of Solanum lycopersicum chromosome 7, SLM_r2.1:
CTCTTGCTGGATGAAGGAATTGTTGTCTCAAATCTGAAGTCTTTAAGTGTTAGGACcgtaaataagcaggtgtaaacgcggaagctagcaaagcaaacctcgaaagaccacaaGTAAGAaaacaacgagaaatataccaaaagacacaaagatttaacgtggttcggtcaatcgacctacgtccacaaaggagatgagcaatccactataaacatgagagtacaaaatacagagggaaacaacctcaaccaattcactcggaatacatgagaggttcacaaattctccctctaaccaaaactctcaaagcccttaaaactacattgtgaatgctaattaagttagaaggaacatgcctctatttatagagtcctaaaccttttcctaccaaaaaaagaatagtcaattcaaaaccttttcctaaaaggaaaacctatttatggtaagaaatcagggcaaataaaacccaacaaatctcccccttggcctgaatttctgacaaaataaatttgtccaccttctttactttatcttcaacaacttgcttctcctctccataatctcctttacaaaatttatgtctcaacacagagaacctctctgaaacaatttctccaacaaaatcttcattactgtcaaaaaggttgcggctagaactacacccgtcaagatgaacacctctttctaacttgGTTCAATcttcgattatcgaaccactgaacctaactccgtcattgaatctggctctgataccacttgttatgaccgaaaataagcaggtgtaaacgcggaagctagcaaagcaaacctcgaaagacaaCAAGTAAGAaaacaacgagaaatataccaaaagacacaaagatttaacgtggttcggtcaatcgacctacgtccacaaagaagatgagcaatccactataaacatgagagtacaaaatacagagggaaacaacctcaaccaattcactcggaatacatgagaggttcacaaattctccctctaaccaaaactctcaaagcccttaaaactacattgtgaatgctaattaagttagaaggaacgtgcctctatttatagagtcctaaaccttttcctaccaaaaaaagaatagtcaattcaaaaccttttcctaaaaggaaaacctatttatggtaagaaatcagggcaaataaaacccaacattaagcATATCTAACAACCCAAATTCTGGTTGCATTTCTTCAGACATATGCCAACTCACAGAGCTCAAAGTTTTGTCCATATCTTTCAACAACATAACAGGAAACATACCAAGAAATATTGATTGGTCAATATTTCCACTCTCCAATATCTTTATTGTGGAAACAATCGCATAGTAGGACAAATTCCTCCGGAATTAGGGAAGCTATCAAATTTGAGGGAATTGAGCTTCGACTCTAATGATAATCTTATTGGTCAAATTCCAGAGGCTATATTCAACATATCTTCTTTGGAAATCATTGATTTCAGTTTCAATAATCTCTCTGGTAGAATTACAACCACTACAGGTCTTCATCTTCCAAATCTTAAAGGACTTGACTTGGGAGTCAATGAGCTAGAGGGGGAAATTCCATTGTTCATAACAAATGCTTCAAAGCTTGAGATATTGTCGCTAGTAGAAAACTTTCTCACAGGAACTATTCCTACTAATTTGGGAAATCTTCTTAAGTTGCTATCATTGTTCCTACATTCTAATCAACTTACCAATGAACCAAGAGAACATGAGTTGTGATTCTTCAATTCTTTGGCGGACTGTAGAATGTTGAAATATTTACAAGTGGGTTTCAATTCATTGAATGGCGTTCTTCCCAATTCAATTGGGAATCTGTCATCTACTATTGAAAACTTTGAAATAGGAGATTCGCACATCAATGGTCTCATCCCCACAAGTATAGGCAACATGAGTGGACTTACAACCTTTGAAGAAAACAACTTTAGTGGGAGTATTCCTTCGGAGATTGGTTCAATTAAACAACTCCAAGGGCTATctctatttaataataaattcgAGGGACATATTCCAGAGGCGGTATGCCATTTATCTAAGTTGGTTCAATTATTTCTTGATGGTAATGAGCTCTCTGGATTAATTCCAGAATACTTAGGAAATCTTAGCATGCTACAACATTTTTATTTAGGTTCTAATAAATTATCATCAACATTTCCGTTGAGACTTTGCAATATGAGTGGTCTTCTCTATCTAGACGTGTCAGAGAATTCAATCGAGGGACAAGTTCCATCAGATATTGGAGGACTGAAAGCCATTGTAGAACTTCATCTTTCCAATAACCACTTTTCAGGCATGATACCAAGCCAATTAGGGGATCTCCAAAACTTGAAGTCTCTTGACTTGTCGAACAATTCATTTTCAGGCTCAATTCCATTATCCTTTGCCAACTTTATAAGCTTGGAATTCTTGAATTTGTCTTTAAATGCATTGTCAGGTACTATTCCTATATCTTTGGAAAAACTTTCATCCCTTAGGAGCATTAATGTTTCATTTAATGGTTTAGAAGGTGTAATACCCAGTGGTGGTGTGTTTTCAAATTCCACTCTTCAATCATTTCTCGGAAACAAAGGTCTATGTGGAATGCACATATTGGAGATTCCTGCTTGTGCTATCACTACCGGGAAAACAATCAAAGCTTAAGGAGGTTGTGCTAAAAATTGTTACTCCGATGATTATTTCATCCTTTCTAATATTCTTGTTGGTTTCAATTTGGATAATGAAAcgaaagaaaaaaggaaagtcCAAGGATGTGGAAAAGGTACCGGAGATTGAAGAGATTATCACCATGGATTCATCACCATTGATGATCTTCAACTTGAGCTTGAGAGCTTGAACTTGAGAGCAGATTATGAGGAGAAAAATGTATATTGTATTGATTGTGAAATTAGTTAAAAATGAATACAATGTGAACCTATATATAGACCTTGATTAACAACCCAACTAACTTCTAACTAACTATTGGAAACTAACAACTTGAAACTTGTAACTAACTATCAACTAACTACTTGATTTCTTACTAATAGAACTAACAGAAAGCTAATGTTATTGATGCTATATTCTCATCacccccctcaagttggaggtGATGCAAACACAGACAACTTGTGCAATAAAGAATTGTGTTTAACTCCAGTTAAAGCTTTGGTGAGGATGTCTGCCAACTGTGAATCTGTGGATATGTGATGAAGTGTGATTAACCCTTGATGAAGCTTAGTCCTTACAAAATGGCAATCAATCTCaatatattttgttctttcatgAAAAACTGGATTCTTGGCAATGTGAACTGCTGCTTGGCTATCACAATAAACATGTATTGGTAGAGAACACTGCACATCCAACTCATTCAGCAACCTCTGTAACCATACCAGCTCTCCCACAACCTGTCTTATTGCCCTGTATTCAGCTTCAGCAGATGACAATGATACTGTTGCCTGCTTCTTGGATTTCCAGCTGATAGGACTATCTCCCATAAGAACTAGGTAACCACTAACAGATCTCCTTGATTCAAGGCAAGCAGCCCAATCAGAATCACAGTATGCACTCACAGTAAGATCAACCttgtttgaaataaaaatgcTCATAGTTGGATCTTGTTTCAAGTATCTTAGCACATGATAGGCTGCTTTCAAATGTGGTTCCCTAGGTGATTGCATGAACTGACTTAATTGTTGTACACTATAGGATATGTCCATTCTAGTGTTAGTTAGGAAGTTGAGTTTGCCAATCAACTTCCTATATTGAGAAGGATCATTTAACAACTCACCATCAGTGGCCTTCAATTTTTCAGTTGAATCAAGTGGTGATGAAGTAGTTTTGCAACTCAACATATCAAAATCTTTCAGAAGATCAGAGGTGAACTTCCTCTGAGAAACAATAACACCATCATGTCTATACAATATTTCTAGGCCTTAGAAGTAGTGTAATTTTCCAAAATCCTTTATTTTGAATTGGTCATGCAGGAAGCTCTTTAAAGAGTTGATTTCATTAACATTGTTTCTAGTCATAATTATATCATCCACGTATATAGCAACAAATACCAAGGAACTCCCTTTCTTCTTGTAGAACAGGGAATAGTCACTGTCTGAATGCTGATACCCCCTTGAACACAGACTGTCTGCTAGCTTCTCATACCATTGCCTACTTGCCTGCATTAGCCCATACAAAGATTTCTTTAATCTGCACACCATGTTATTACATCTTGTCGTAAGACCTTGTGGAGGTACCATGTAGACTTCCTCATGTAAATCACCATGCAGAAATGCATTATTCACATCTAGTTGATACAAGTTCCAACCTTTCTTAACAGCCAATGAGATCAGTGTTCTAACAGTAGTCATCTTCACCACAGGTGAAAATGTGTCATTGTAATCTACTCCAGCTTGTTGTGTATAGCCTTTTACTACCAGCCTTGCCTTGAACCTTTCTATACTTCCATCAGCCTTGTGCTTTATTTTGTATACCCATTTACAACCAATGGCCTTTTTTTCATTAGGTAACATGACCATTTCCCAAGTATCATTAGCATGTAAGGCTTCAAATTCATGTGTCATGGCTTGCTGCCAAGCAGGGTGCAATATTGCCTCTTCAAATGTATTAGGTTCACATTCATGTGAAATAGCTGTGACTAGCTGCTGGCTATCAGAACAGAGACAATTGAAGCATACATGGTTATTGTGAGAGACAAAAGTATTGAGGGAATGTAATTTAGGTAGGGTATAGGTATAATCCTTCAGATAACTAGGAGTGTTTATTGTTCTGGAAGTTCTTCTAGGTTCTTGTGGTTCTTTTGTTGTAGAATCAGCAGATGTTGTTTCATGCATGTTAGTAATATTGGTTACTTGATTTTTAGTGACTTCATGTGGTGTAAGATTGTCCAGCATCTCATCAGTAGCAAATGTGTTTGTTTTTCCAGGCATACAAGACATGTCAACAGAATGAGTAAGCATTTTTAAAACAGAACTGAAACTAGAGTCATCATCAGGAACATGAACAAAAGGAAACATTCTTTCATGAAAAACAACATCTCTGGATATATGAACTTTCTTTGTTGCTAGATTTAAGACTTTGTATCCTTTTGTATTGAATGGATAACCAACAAAAACATGAGGAATGGTTC
Proteins encoded in this window:
- the LOC101249280 gene encoding receptor kinase-like protein Xa21, which translates into the protein MLKYLQVGFNSLNGVLPNSIGNLSSTIENFEIGDSHINGLIPTSIGNMSGLTTFEENNFSGSIPSEIGSIKQLQGLSLFNNKFEGHIPEAVCHLSKLVQLFLDGNELSGLIPEYLGNLSMLQHFYLGSNKLSSTFPLRLCNMSGLLYLDVSENSIEGQVPSDIGGLKAIVELHLSNNHFSGMIPSQLGDLQNLKSLDLSNNSFSGSIPLSFANFISLEFLNLSLNALSGTIPISLEKLSSLRSINVSFNGLEGVIPSGGVFSNSTLQSFLGNKGLCGMHILEIPACAITTGKTIKA